A region from the Fusobacterium russii ATCC 25533 genome encodes:
- the xerA gene encoding site-specific tyrosine recombinase/integron integrase yields MINTLILDIKQAMSSTLTNGQMEKLHKVLAHYLYDLEIIKKEGAEKEEKQNIEYLEAFLSAKHVEGCSRKSLKYYKATIENLFKKIDKSIKHITTNDLREYLDNYQKEGNASKITIDNIRRIFSSFFAWLEEEDYILKSPVRRIHKVKTGTVVKETYSDEAMEIMRDNCKSLRDLAIIDMLSSTGMRVGELVKLNIEDIDFEGRECVVFGKGDKERKVYFDARTKIHLHNYLKTREDNNSALFVSLLKPHKRLQISGVEIMLRQLGRKLNITKVHPHKFRRTLATKAIDKGMPIEQVQQLLGHQKIDTTLQYAMVSQNNVKISHRKYIG; encoded by the coding sequence ATGATAAATACTTTGATTTTAGACATAAAACAAGCTATGTCTTCAACATTGACAAATGGGCAAATGGAAAAATTACATAAAGTACTGGCACATTATTTGTATGATTTAGAGATTATAAAAAAGGAAGGTGCTGAAAAAGAAGAAAAGCAAAATATTGAATATTTAGAAGCCTTTTTATCAGCTAAACATGTTGAAGGTTGTTCAAGAAAGTCATTAAAATATTACAAGGCAACAATAGAGAATTTATTTAAAAAAATAGATAAATCTATTAAACATATCACAACAAATGATTTAAGAGAATATTTGGATAACTATCAAAAAGAAGGAAATGCAAGTAAAATAACAATAGATAATATTAGAAGGATATTTTCAAGTTTTTTTGCTTGGCTGGAAGAGGAAGATTATATTTTAAAAAGTCCTGTTAGAAGAATACATAAAGTAAAGACAGGAACAGTAGTAAAAGAAACTTATTCTGATGAAGCAATGGAAATTATGAGAGATAATTGTAAATCTTTAAGAGATTTAGCCATTATAGATATGCTTTCATCAACAGGAATGAGAGTTGGAGAATTGGTTAAATTAAATATAGAAGATATTGATTTTGAAGGAAGAGAATGTGTTGTTTTTGGTAAAGGAGATAAAGAGAGAAAAGTATATTTTGATGCAAGAACAAAAATTCATCTACATAATTATTTAAAAACAAGAGAAGATAATAATTCTGCACTTTTTGTTTCTCTTTTAAAACCACATAAAAGATTACAGATTAGTGGTGTTGAAATAATGCTTAGACAGCTTGGTAGAAAATTAAATATTACTAAGGTTCATCCTCATAAATTTAGAAGAACTTTAGCAACAAAAGCCATAGATAAAGGTATGCCTATTGAGCAAGTTCAGCAATTATTAGGACATCAAAAAATAGATACTACTTTACAATATGCAATGGTTAGCCAAAATAATGTAAAAATCTCACATAGAAAATATATTGGTTAA
- a CDS encoding YadA C-terminal domain-containing protein, with product MKLKFKSKKIIKVLIMTFFLNSSLILSQDIKYNVIKEISTMEEINNEMFTDSEATSSKDVKTVTTPSNNEDKNKTVINDRIESPLMEGEEEEEKTSAKIPTDNSNTIPEKESETKNDSEKVAKETENPEIDDSITYTLPKIEKTFSDNPKNDIAKKREDGINAKVNRNRHEQREREKKENKFEEINDRTNRVTALGSAMGAVDLGSTPEKKVRLGAGVGNSSSTQAVAVGIGYAPTNRFRINTKFSSSTNNMNNNSISVGASYDLDL from the coding sequence ATGAAATTAAAATTTAAATCAAAAAAAATTATTAAAGTTCTTATTATGACTTTTTTCTTGAATTCTTCTTTGATTTTATCTCAAGATATCAAATACAATGTAATCAAAGAAATTTCAACTATGGAAGAGATTAATAATGAGATGTTTACTGACTCAGAAGCTACATCTTCTAAGGACGTAAAAACTGTTACTACTCCTAGTAACAATGAGGATAAAAATAAGACAGTTATAAACGATAGAATTGAAAGTCCTCTAATGGAAGGAGAAGAGGAAGAGGAAAAAACTTCTGCCAAAATCCCCACAGATAATAGCAATACTATTCCAGAAAAAGAATCTGAAACAAAAAATGATAGTGAAAAAGTAGCTAAAGAAACTGAAAATCCTGAAATTGATGACAGCATAACTTACACATTGCCAAAAATAGAAAAAACTTTTTCTGATAACCCTAAAAATGATATAGCTAAAAAGAGAGAAGATGGTATCAATGCAAAAGTAAATAGAAATCGACATGAACAAAGAGAAAGAGAGAAAAAGGAAAATAAATTTGAGGAAATAAATGATAGAACTAATAGAGTTACTGCTCTTGGTTCTGCAATGGGAGCTGTGGATTTAGGAAGTACCCCTGAAAAAAAAGTTAGACTTGGTGCCGGTGTAGGAAATTCGTCAAGCACACAAGCTGTTGCTGTTGGCATAGGTTATGCTCCAACTAATAGATTCAGAATTAATACTAAATTTTCATCTTCAACAAATAATATGAATAATAACAGTATTTCTGTCGGTGCTTCTTATGATTTAGATTTATAA
- a CDS encoding DUF2721 domain-containing protein has product MNLTLDITTPAVMFPSVSLLLLAYTNRFLALAALIRQMDPCTNNSTHLEQIANLNLRMLYIKRMQYLGVSSLLMCVVSMFFIFFSISLLGILAFVISLILMIISLIYSLKEIKISLDALKIHLNKCK; this is encoded by the coding sequence ATGAATTTAACTTTAGATATAACTACTCCGGCAGTTATGTTTCCATCAGTTTCTTTATTACTTTTAGCATATACAAATAGATTCTTAGCACTTGCTGCTCTTATCAGGCAAATGGATCCCTGCACTAATAACTCAACTCATCTGGAGCAAATAGCTAATCTTAATTTAAGAATGTTGTACATTAAAAGAATGCAGTATCTAGGTGTATCAAGTTTGCTTATGTGTGTGGTATCTATGTTTTTTATATTTTTTAGTATAAGCTTACTTGGTATATTAGCATTTGTAATAAGTCTGATACTTATGATTATATCCCTTATTTATTCTTTAAAGGAAATAAAAATATCTCTGGATGCTTTAAAAATCCATCTAAACAAATGTAAGTAA
- a CDS encoding cation diffusion facilitator family transporter, with protein sequence MNYIDEQAELRSHSIIKTSAIGIFINIVLVIFKAAVGFFTNSIAIILDAVNNLSDILSSSVTIIGTKLSEKKADREHPLGHGRGEYLSAMIVASIILYAGITSLIESIKKIIKPNIVEYSAISLFIIFVSIIVKIILGLYTKKVGKKLEAQSLIASGTDALFDALISTSVLASAIIFVIYKISLEAYVGALISFVIIKSGIEILMESIDEILGKRVDKELINKIKKTICEDHGITGVYELILHNYGPKKYIGSVHIEVPDTMTADKIDVLERNIVDNILAKYGILLTGISIYSINTKNPKIAEMHLNILKIATSFDGVLQFHAFYVDLDLKSIRFDIILDFSVSDKRKLHSEIKEAVKKMYPDFKIYIRTEINTDI encoded by the coding sequence ATGAACTATATAGATGAACAGGCTGAATTAAGGAGTCATTCGATTATTAAGACCAGTGCTATTGGAATTTTCATAAACATAGTTTTAGTTATTTTTAAAGCAGCTGTTGGTTTTTTTACAAACTCCATTGCAATTATTTTAGATGCAGTTAATAACTTAAGTGATATTTTATCTTCATCTGTTACAATTATAGGAACTAAATTATCGGAGAAAAAAGCAGACAGAGAACATCCTTTGGGGCATGGGAGAGGTGAGTACCTAAGTGCAATGATTGTTGCCTCAATCATTCTTTATGCTGGAATTACTTCATTAATTGAATCAATTAAAAAAATAATTAAACCCAATATTGTAGAATATTCTGCTATCTCACTTTTTATAATTTTTGTTTCTATTATTGTAAAAATTATATTAGGTCTGTATACAAAAAAAGTTGGGAAAAAATTAGAAGCTCAGTCACTTATTGCATCCGGTACGGATGCACTCTTTGATGCTCTTATTTCAACATCTGTTTTAGCTTCTGCTATTATTTTTGTTATATATAAAATATCTTTGGAAGCTTATGTTGGAGCTTTAATTTCCTTTGTTATTATAAAATCTGGAATAGAAATTCTTATGGAGTCAATTGATGAAATACTAGGAAAAAGAGTTGATAAAGAACTTATCAATAAAATAAAAAAAACTATCTGTGAAGATCATGGTATTACAGGAGTTTATGAGTTAATCCTACATAATTATGGACCTAAAAAATATATAGGTTCAGTTCATATAGAGGTTCCTGACACCATGACTGCAGATAAAATTGATGTGCTAGAGAGAAATATTGTTGACAATATACTCGCAAAATATGGAATATTACTAACGGGAATAAGTATTTACTCAATAAATACTAAAAACCCTAAAATAGCTGAAATGCATCTTAATATTTTGAAGATTGCCACAAGCTTTGATGGAGTTTTACAGTTTCATGCTTTCTATGTCGATCTTGATTTAAAATCTATACGTTTTGATATAATTCTTGATTTTTCAGTTTCTGATAAAAGAAAACTTCATAGCGAAATTAAAGAAGCTGTAAAAAAAATGTACCCTGATTTTAAAATTTATATAAGAACTGAAATTAATACTGATATATAA
- a CDS encoding restriction endonuclease subunit S yields MKNKVKLGDLVNIKTGKLDANAAVNNGKYPFFTTSEEIFKIDIYAYDDEAVLVAGNGNLNVKYFYGKFNAYQRTYILTKKVDRKVNMKYIYYFLDKYLNILRSLSIGGVIKYIKLENLVNPIFYLPTIEIQNKIVKKLDSLKEILDIQKKKLDLLSDLNKSLFTRMFGDLKTNDKNWEMSCWKEVLNIKNGRNQKQVEDINGKYPIYGSGGIIGYSNAYICNENTIIIGRKGNINKPILVKEKFWNVDTAFGLEPMKNRISYYYLYHFCSFYNFEVHNKAVTIPSLVKSDLEKILIPIPPIELQNKFADRVEKIEKLSFEIEKSIEEAENLYNSLMNKYFD; encoded by the coding sequence ATGAAGAATAAAGTAAAACTAGGAGATTTAGTAAATATCAAAACAGGTAAATTAGATGCTAATGCTGCAGTTAATAATGGAAAATATCCATTCTTTACAACATCAGAGGAAATTTTTAAGATAGATATATATGCTTATGATGATGAAGCTGTTTTAGTTGCTGGAAATGGAAATTTAAATGTAAAATATTTTTATGGTAAATTTAATGCTTATCAACGAACATATATTTTGACAAAAAAAGTAGATCGAAAAGTTAATATGAAATATATTTATTATTTTTTAGATAAATATTTAAATATATTACGTTCACTATCAATAGGTGGAGTCATAAAGTATATAAAATTAGAAAATCTTGTAAACCCTATTTTTTATTTACCAACAATAGAAATTCAAAATAAAATTGTAAAAAAATTGGATAGTTTAAAAGAGATCTTAGATATACAAAAGAAAAAATTAGATTTATTATCAGATTTAAATAAATCTTTATTTACTAGAATGTTTGGAGATTTAAAAACTAATGATAAAAATTGGGAAATGAGTTGTTGGAAAGAGGTTTTGAATATAAAAAATGGGAGAAATCAAAAGCAAGTAGAAGATATAAATGGCAAATATCCAATATATGGAAGTGGTGGAATAATAGGTTATTCTAATGCTTATATTTGTAATGAAAATACAATAATAATTGGTAGAAAAGGAAATATAAATAAACCTATTCTTGTAAAAGAAAAATTTTGGAATGTTGATACTGCTTTTGGATTAGAGCCAATGAAAAATAGAATATCTTATTACTATTTATACCATTTTTGCTCTTTTTATAACTTTGAAGTTCATAATAAAGCAGTTACAATACCTAGTCTTGTAAAAAGTGATTTAGAAAAAATTTTAATCCCAATTCCTCCAATAGAGCTTCAAAATAAATTTGCAGATAGAGTTGAAAAGATAGAGAAATTATCATTTGAAATTGAGAAATCTATAGAAGAGGCAGAAAATCTATATAATAGTTTGATGAATAAATATTTTGATTAA
- a CDS encoding transporter substrate-binding domain-containing protein produces MKKFIAIFILIFSSLSFSAKKLYVGTNAEFKPYEYLEGDKIVGFDIDLMNKLGEKLGYEIKWVDMSFDGLLTSLQLKKVDAVIAGMSATEERKKAAAFSIPYLFFKSGHLVLVNEKSSFTSKKDLKGKTVGVQMGSIQEGFAKDIGAIPKLYSNFASALMELQNEKVDSVIIAENTGNEFLKTMNKIKKIDMIDDSKPGASIAFRKSDEKLAEEFSKAILELKETEFYSELIKKYFPDKYADFMAGKQKK; encoded by the coding sequence ATGAAAAAATTTATTGCAATATTTATACTTATATTTTCTAGTTTATCTTTCTCTGCTAAAAAACTATATGTTGGAACAAATGCTGAGTTTAAACCTTATGAATATCTTGAAGGTGATAAGATAGTTGGCTTTGATATTGATCTAATGAATAAATTAGGTGAGAAGTTAGGATATGAAATTAAATGGGTTGATATGAGTTTCGATGGACTTCTAACATCTCTTCAATTAAAAAAAGTTGATGCTGTTATAGCCGGTATGTCTGCAACAGAGGAGAGAAAAAAAGCCGCGGCATTTTCTATACCATATTTATTTTTTAAATCAGGTCATCTTGTGCTTGTAAATGAAAAAAGTTCTTTCACTTCAAAGAAAGATCTAAAAGGAAAAACTGTAGGGGTACAAATGGGAAGCATCCAAGAAGGTTTTGCTAAAGATATCGGAGCTATTCCAAAATTATACTCTAATTTTGCCTCAGCACTTATGGAGCTACAAAATGAAAAAGTTGATTCTGTTATTATTGCTGAGAATACGGGAAATGAATTCTTAAAAACTATGAATAAAATTAAAAAAATAGATATGATTGATGATTCTAAACCTGGTGCTTCAATTGCTTTTAGAAAATCTGATGAAAAATTAGCTGAAGAATTCTCAAAGGCAATTTTAGAATTGAAAGAAACTGAATTTTATTCTGAGCTTATAAAAAAATATTTTCCAGATAAATATGCTGACTTTATGGCAGGAAAACAAAAAAAGTAA
- a CDS encoding Fic family protein, producing the protein MRIIKILEQFTEEYIDDLNVRMTHHSNAIEGNTLTLNETASIILDDTIPNAMSKREFLEVLNHSDALKFLLTELQNRKVDIYLIKEINKILLNRLNHNAGKFKTDYNYIRGANFETASPSETPYKVKEWFENMEYQLKNSSSGSEKLKIILENHIKFERIHPFSDGNGRTGRLIMLALMLENNLTPFVITIEDRAKYMDILRNQDIATFVNLVEPLMQEEKKRILAFKNSSNLQI; encoded by the coding sequence TTGAGAATAATTAAAATATTAGAACAATTTACAGAAGAATATATAGATGATTTAAATGTAAGGATGACACATCATTCCAATGCAATTGAAGGAAATACATTGACATTAAATGAAACTGCAAGTATTATTTTAGATGATACCATTCCTAATGCAATGTCTAAAAGAGAATTTTTAGAAGTTTTAAATCATTCAGATGCTTTAAAGTTTTTATTGACTGAACTACAGAATAGAAAGGTTGATATTTATTTAATAAAAGAAATTAATAAAATTTTATTAAATAGATTAAATCATAATGCTGGAAAATTTAAGACTGATTATAATTATATAAGGGGAGCAAATTTTGAAACTGCAAGTCCAAGTGAAACTCCATATAAAGTCAAAGAATGGTTTGAAAATATGGAGTATCAATTAAAAAATTCTAGCTCTGGTAGTGAAAAATTAAAAATAATACTTGAAAATCATATAAAATTTGAAAGAATACATCCTTTTTCTGATGGAAATGGAAGAACAGGAAGATTAATAATGCTTGCTTTAATGTTAGAAAATAACTTAACTCCTTTTGTTATCACAATAGAAGATAGAGCAAAATATATGGATATTCTAAGAAATCAAGATATTGCAACCTTTGTAAATTTAGTGGAACCATTGATGCAAGAAGAAAAAAAGAGAATTTTAGCTTTTAAAAATTCATCAAATTTGCAGATATAA
- a CDS encoding DEAD/DEAH box helicase family protein produces the protein MSNFDFLKDDFFDLYELCLEAEENCYIKPRTSAFYSRLALEFCVALVYKFENIQTPYNSTVLNDFINNKDFKQLFQNQSQVDGLNIIRKFGNSAAHVLKNVIDNTIKTVTLDRNIALNCLKGLFDFTLWIGYCYGSTLQTDDIKFDDKYIPKNISKPENANDIKIADNYVQESINNIKIIPVKKHNTRISNNNFSEEDTRKLFIDTLLVKAGWNLDDKSMFEYEVEGIKSTASGKGKIDYVLWGDNGTPLAIIEAKKADFNAKKGEFQALEYAEALEKKFNFFPIRFVTNGFEIFIYENKNSISRRVYGFYRKEELLKIIVRRNEKIVANDISINREIINRPYQVIAVKNAIENYISGNRKSLLVMATGSGKTRVAISIVDCLSRLNMIKRTLFLADRITLVKQALNNFKKSLPDYTLVDLVSEKDRDNAKIIFSTYQTMMAESEKTKEDGTNKYGVGAFDLIIVDEAHRSIYQKYGDLFEYFDSLVLGLTATPKDEIDRNTFKVFEMNSKEPTYSYDLFEAAKGEYLLLPKIKEGALNYPENGIVYSKLSEEEKEKYESLFDEEDSMPEEISGDSLNSWFFNNDTTSKVLTTLMEEGYKIESGDKLGKTIIFAKNDRHADHIVEIFNKLYKNLGGEFCQKITTKVEKVQALIDRFVNPNSFPQIAVSVDMLDTGIDIPEILNLVFYKKVKSKAKFWQMIGRGTRKCKDIYGAGKDKKDFLILDFCRNFSYFEMKDRFEEDNTKLTKSLSSRIFENKVRMIFKLQDLEYQMNEKYKELWENLVNEVYNLIASLNEENISVKTRISYVKKYKNIDILKNLEEKDVDEIIKNLSSLPFSIEEKTEMEKKFENLILKIQLKLFDNKKTENEKIEVSDIAKELSKKGTIKEIQKNAQYIMKIIKDENYLKNINILELENLKDIIEPLTIFLDSKGKHLSYIIGDLEDNFISMEVKDINTFGSVYLNSKEKFQKYLENKKNLLSIKKLRNNIELDAEDLKELKRLLYSNEEVDLESLKTENNSEIEKISSIYGKNESFGIFIRSLVGLDREAINKEFSEFLNTEKFNSNQIELINLIIENIIKYGAYSKNEIRKLSNDILGTSIFDIFTNNNDLQKIANIIDKINSNAPKLN, from the coding sequence ATGAGTAATTTTGATTTTTTGAAAGATGATTTTTTTGATTTATATGAATTGTGCTTAGAAGCTGAGGAGAACTGTTATATAAAACCCAGAACAAGTGCTTTTTATTCAAGATTGGCACTTGAATTTTGTGTTGCCTTAGTATATAAATTTGAAAATATACAAACTCCTTATAATAGTACAGTTTTAAATGATTTTATTAATAATAAAGATTTTAAACAGTTATTTCAAAATCAAAGTCAAGTAGATGGACTTAACATTATTAGAAAATTTGGTAATAGTGCAGCCCATGTCTTAAAAAATGTAATAGATAATACAATAAAAACTGTTACCCTAGATAGAAATATTGCTTTAAATTGTTTAAAGGGACTTTTTGATTTTACTCTTTGGATAGGATATTGTTATGGTTCTACTCTGCAAACTGATGATATAAAATTTGATGATAAATATATACCAAAAAATATTTCTAAACCTGAAAATGCTAATGATATTAAGATAGCAGATAATTATGTACAAGAAAGTATTAATAACATAAAAATAATTCCTGTTAAAAAGCATAATACAAGAATAAGTAATAATAATTTTTCAGAAGAAGATACAAGAAAATTATTTATAGATACTTTACTTGTAAAAGCTGGCTGGAATTTAGATGATAAAAGCATGTTTGAATATGAAGTTGAAGGGATAAAAAGTACAGCTTCTGGAAAGGGTAAAATAGACTATGTCTTATGGGGAGATAATGGAACTCCACTTGCAATAATAGAAGCTAAGAAAGCTGATTTTAATGCAAAAAAAGGAGAGTTTCAAGCCCTAGAATATGCAGAAGCCTTAGAGAAAAAGTTTAATTTCTTTCCAATAAGATTTGTTACTAATGGCTTTGAAATTTTTATATATGAGAATAAAAATTCAATCTCTAGAAGAGTTTATGGTTTTTATAGAAAAGAAGAACTTTTAAAAATTATAGTTAGAAGAAATGAAAAAATAGTTGCAAATGATATTTCTATAAATAGAGAAATAATAAATAGACCTTATCAAGTAATAGCAGTAAAAAATGCAATAGAAAACTATATTTCAGGAAATAGAAAATCTTTACTTGTTATGGCAACAGGTTCAGGAAAGACAAGAGTTGCAATTTCAATAGTGGACTGTTTATCAAGATTGAATATGATTAAAAGAACTCTATTTTTAGCAGATAGAATAACACTTGTTAAGCAAGCTTTAAATAATTTTAAAAAATCTTTACCTGATTATACTCTTGTAGATTTAGTATCTGAAAAAGACAGAGATAATGCAAAAATTATATTTTCTACTTATCAGACAATGATGGCAGAGTCAGAAAAAACTAAGGAAGATGGGACTAATAAATATGGAGTGGGTGCATTTGATTTAATCATTGTTGATGAAGCACATAGAAGTATCTATCAAAAATATGGAGATTTGTTTGAATATTTTGATAGTTTAGTTTTAGGGCTTACTGCAACTCCAAAAGATGAAATAGATAGAAATACATTTAAAGTTTTTGAGATGAATTCAAAAGAACCAACATATTCTTATGATTTATTTGAAGCAGCTAAAGGTGAATACTTATTATTACCTAAAATAAAAGAAGGTGCTTTAAATTATCCAGAAAACGGTATAGTTTATAGTAAACTTTCAGAAGAAGAAAAGGAAAAATATGAGAGTCTTTTTGATGAAGAAGATAGCATGCCAGAAGAGATTTCAGGAGATAGTTTAAATTCTTGGTTTTTTAATAATGATACAACAAGTAAAGTTCTCACAACTCTTATGGAAGAAGGATATAAAATTGAATCAGGAGATAAATTAGGAAAAACTATAATATTTGCAAAGAATGATAGACATGCAGACCATATTGTAGAGATTTTTAATAAATTATATAAAAATCTTGGAGGAGAATTTTGTCAAAAAATTACAACAAAAGTTGAAAAGGTTCAGGCATTAATAGATAGATTCGTCAATCCCAATAGTTTCCCTCAAATAGCTGTATCAGTTGATATGCTTGACACTGGAATAGATATTCCAGAAATACTAAATCTTGTTTTCTATAAAAAGGTGAAATCAAAAGCTAAATTTTGGCAAATGATTGGTAGAGGAACAAGAAAATGTAAAGATATTTATGGAGCAGGCAAAGATAAAAAAGATTTTTTAATTTTAGATTTCTGTAGAAATTTCTCATATTTTGAAATGAAAGATAGATTTGAAGAAGATAACACAAAATTGACAAAATCATTATCCAGCAGAATTTTTGAAAATAAGGTTAGGATGATTTTTAAACTTCAAGATTTAGAATACCAAATGAATGAAAAATATAAAGAACTTTGGGAAAATTTAGTAAATGAAGTATACAATTTAATAGCTTCTTTAAATGAAGAAAATATTTCAGTAAAAACAAGAATTTCTTATGTAAAAAAATATAAAAATATTGATATTTTAAAAAATTTAGAAGAAAAAGATGTTGATGAAATTATTAAGAATTTAAGTTCTTTACCTTTTTCTATTGAAGAGAAAACTGAAATGGAAAAGAAATTTGAAAATCTTATTTTAAAAATACAACTTAAATTATTTGATAATAAAAAAACAGAAAATGAAAAAATAGAAGTTTCTGATATTGCAAAGGAACTATCAAAAAAGGGAACTATAAAAGAAATTCAAAAAAATGCACAATATATTATGAAAATAATAAAAGATGAAAATTATTTAAAAAATATTAATATTTTAGAATTAGAGAATTTAAAAGATATTATTGAACCTTTAACAATATTTTTAGATTCAAAGGGAAAACACCTGAGTTATATTATAGGGGATTTAGAGGATAATTTTATTTCTATGGAAGTAAAAGATATTAATACTTTTGGTTCTGTTTATTTGAATTCCAAGGAAAAATTTCAAAAGTATTTAGAAAATAAGAAAAATTTACTTTCTATAAAAAAATTAAGAAATAATATAGAATTGGATGCAGAAGATTTAAAGGAATTAAAACGACTTTTATATAGTAATGAAGAAGTTGACCTTGAAAGTCTAAAAACTGAAAATAACTCTGAAATTGAAAAAATATCTAGTATCTACGGGAAGAATGAAAGTTTTGGAATTTTTATTCGTTCTCTTGTTGGTTTAGACAGAGAAGCTATCAATAAAGAGTTTTCTGAATTTTTAAATACTGAAAAGTTTAATTCTAACCAAATTGAATTAATCAATTTAATAATTGAAAATATAATAAAATATGGAGCTTACTCAAAAAATGAAATTCGTAAGCTTTCAAATGATATTTTAGGAACATCAATTTTTGATATTTTCACAAATAATAATGATTTACAAAAAATTGCTAATATTATTGATAAAATAAATTCTAATGCACCAAAGTTAAATTGA
- a CDS encoding M20 family metallopeptidase yields MEDLRKNLSELFENYKDELIELNEYLYNNPELGLQEFKACAAHTAILEKYGFNITRNFADLETAFQASYKNGNSGPRIAILAEYDALPGIGHGCGHNIFGVTSVATAILVKDLMKDLAGEILVIGTPAEETNGAKVEMAQKGIFNNVDIAMAVHPSGEAHYRSGISQAMEALQFTFKGKTAHAAGAPHEGINALDGVLMLFNSVNALRQQTLETARVHGIITKGGEAANIIPDLAVANFYVRAKSLDYLKGFVERVKNCARGAALATGTTLEITNYETGFANLVTNNKLSEIYEKNLRSLGVTDIRDKEGHGSTDMGDVSHCCPAIHPYFPLTTAHLTGHSIEFAHATVKEEAYKGMKEACFAMVLTALELFQNEKLLNEIKEEFKNTKK; encoded by the coding sequence ATGGAAGATTTAAGAAAAAATTTATCAGAACTTTTTGAAAATTATAAAGATGAACTTATAGAATTAAATGAATATCTTTATAATAACCCAGAATTAGGTCTACAAGAGTTTAAAGCCTGTGCTGCACATACAGCAATCCTAGAGAAATATGGATTTAATATTACAAGGAACTTCGCAGACTTAGAAACTGCCTTTCAAGCTTCATATAAAAATGGAAATTCTGGACCGAGGATTGCTATCCTTGCAGAATACGATGCTCTTCCAGGTATAGGTCATGGTTGTGGTCATAATATTTTCGGTGTCACTAGTGTAGCTACAGCAATATTAGTTAAGGATTTAATGAAAGATTTAGCTGGAGAAATCCTAGTCATAGGAACCCCTGCTGAAGAAACTAACGGAGCCAAGGTAGAGATGGCACAAAAAGGTATTTTCAATAATGTTGATATTGCTATGGCTGTTCATCCATCCGGAGAAGCTCATTATAGAAGTGGTATTTCACAAGCTATGGAGGCTCTACAATTTACTTTTAAAGGTAAAACAGCACATGCTGCTGGTGCACCACATGAAGGAATAAATGCTCTTGACGGAGTTTTAATGTTATTTAATTCTGTCAATGCACTTAGGCAACAAACCTTAGAAACTGCAAGAGTTCATGGAATTATTACAAAAGGTGGGGAGGCTGCTAATATAATACCTGATTTAGCTGTTGCGAACTTCTACGTGAGAGCAAAATCTTTAGATTATTTGAAAGGTTTTGTTGAAAGAGTAAAAAATTGTGCGAGAGGTGCTGCTTTAGCAACCGGAACTACACTTGAAATAACAAATTATGAAACAGGTTTTGCAAACTTAGTTACAAATAATAAGCTATCTGAAATATATGAAAAAAATTTAAGATCTCTTGGCGTTACTGACATAAGAGATAAGGAAGGCCATGGCTCAACTGATATGGGTGATGTAAGCCATTGTTGTCCGGCTATTCATCCTTATTTCCCTCTTACAACTGCTCACTTAACAGGTCATAGTATTGAATTTGCTCATGCAACTGTTAAAGAAGAGGCTTACAAAGGAATGAAAGAAGCATGCTTTGCTATGGTCTTAACTGCCTTGGAGCTTTTCCAAAATGAAAAACTTTTAAATGAAATAAAAGAAGAATTTAAAAATACTAAAAAATAA